In Streptomyces sp. NBC_01439, the following are encoded in one genomic region:
- a CDS encoding MBL fold metallo-hydrolase produces the protein MADMTMAQDERLRRPAGIRSIRLGDTTVSYVPDGDVRLRPLSLLQDSTDEVWAAHPEYLDPAGHLVGSVGGLLVEHGGRALLIDAGFGPQSHEAPDGPLATIRGGALVRSLAELGRSPEGVEAVAFTHLHADHLGWACHPAPGGDRPVFAHAEYLVSEPEWERRDLLEAQGMAEQVAALAPRVRTITDGQEVFPGVRVRITPGHTVGHAEYVITGGGRRLIAFGDAVHSPLQIDHPAWSSGFDHDGALTAGHRRRLVAELAEPGTIGFGVHFADVVFGHVVQDGDGPAWRPLDA, from the coding sequence ATGGCCGACATGACGATGGCTCAGGACGAGCGACTGCGCCGACCCGCGGGAATCCGCTCGATACGGCTGGGCGACACCACGGTGTCCTACGTGCCGGACGGCGACGTACGGCTCCGGCCCCTGTCGCTGCTCCAGGACAGCACCGACGAGGTGTGGGCCGCGCATCCGGAGTACCTGGATCCCGCCGGCCACCTGGTGGGGAGCGTCGGCGGACTGCTCGTGGAGCACGGCGGCCGCGCCCTGCTGATCGATGCCGGCTTCGGCCCGCAGTCCCACGAGGCGCCGGACGGTCCGCTCGCCACGATCCGGGGCGGCGCGCTCGTGCGGAGTTTGGCCGAACTCGGTCGCAGCCCCGAGGGCGTGGAGGCGGTCGCCTTCACCCACCTCCACGCGGACCACCTCGGCTGGGCCTGCCACCCCGCGCCCGGCGGTGACCGGCCGGTGTTCGCCCACGCCGAGTACCTGGTGTCCGAGCCCGAATGGGAGCGGCGCGACCTCCTGGAGGCCCAGGGCATGGCCGAGCAGGTCGCGGCCCTGGCGCCGCGCGTACGTACGATTACGGACGGTCAGGAAGTCTTTCCCGGCGTGCGGGTACGGATCACCCCCGGCCACACCGTCGGACACGCCGAGTACGTCATCACCGGCGGCGGCCGCCGTCTGATCGCCTTTGGGGACGCCGTGCACTCGCCCCTCCAGATCGACCACCCCGCATGGTCCTCGGGCTTCGACCACGACGGCGCCCTCACCGCCGGCCACCGTCGGCGCCTCGTCGCCGAGCTGGCGGAACCCGGCACCATCGGCTTCGGCGTCCACTTCGCCGACGTGGTGTTCGGACACGTCGTGCAGGATGGGGACGGCCCGGCCTGGCGCCCCCTGGACGCGTGA
- a CDS encoding class II glutamine amidotransferase → MCRWLAYSGSPMLLDTVLYRPEHSLINQSLRAKMGAEPTNGDGFGIGWYSADGNGTPAVFRDVGPAWSSRNLQELAAHVRSPLFFAHVRASTGSAVQQSNCHPFRHGRWLWMHNGAIADFQRLQRDLCMAVDPALFPSIEGSTDSEVMFYLAVTFGLDQDAPGAVARMAGFVERLGKEHGVSEPLQMTVAVSDGTHVWAFRYSSQGRSRSLFYSSRAETVRHLHPEVPYLREVSDETRLVVSEPLGDLPGVWNELPESSYVVIPSGPEADYLPFVPEF, encoded by the coding sequence ATGTGTCGCTGGCTCGCCTACTCGGGTTCGCCCATGCTCCTCGACACCGTGCTCTACCGCCCCGAGCACTCCCTGATCAACCAGAGCCTGCGGGCCAAGATGGGCGCCGAACCGACCAACGGCGACGGATTCGGCATCGGCTGGTATAGCGCGGACGGCAACGGCACCCCGGCGGTCTTCCGGGACGTCGGCCCGGCGTGGAGCAGCCGCAACCTGCAGGAGCTCGCGGCGCACGTCCGCTCGCCGCTGTTCTTCGCGCACGTCCGCGCCTCGACGGGGTCGGCCGTCCAGCAGTCGAACTGCCACCCCTTCCGCCACGGACGCTGGCTGTGGATGCACAACGGCGCGATCGCGGACTTCCAGCGGCTCCAGCGCGACCTGTGCATGGCCGTCGACCCGGCGCTCTTCCCGTCCATCGAGGGGTCCACCGATTCCGAGGTGATGTTCTACCTGGCGGTCACTTTCGGTCTCGACCAGGACGCCCCGGGTGCGGTGGCCAGGATGGCGGGGTTCGTGGAGCGCCTCGGCAAGGAGCACGGCGTGTCGGAACCGCTCCAGATGACGGTGGCGGTGAGTGACGGCACGCACGTGTGGGCCTTCCGCTATTCCAGCCAGGGGAGGTCCCGCTCGCTCTTCTACAGTTCCAGGGCCGAGACCGTCCGGCACCTGCACCCCGAGGTGCCCTACCTCAGGGAGGTTTCGGACGAGACGCGCCTCGTGGTGTCGGAGCCGCTGGGCGACCTGCCCGGAGTGTGGAACGAACTCCCCGAGAGCAGTTACGTGGTGATCCCCTCCGGGCCGGAAGCGGACTACCTCCCCTTCGTCCCCGAATTCTGA
- a CDS encoding pyridoxamine 5'-phosphate oxidase family protein, producing MPDEEPRAELDARYSDERARAVPWREAVTRLAAAELYWLTTVRPDARPHVTPLIGVWADGALHFCTGPQERKAKNLRGNPHVVLTTGTNTLHEGFDLVVEGEAVRVKDPDRLRRLAAAWEAKYGAEWHFEVGDGVFVNPDAGEAVVFAVRPGTAFGFGKGGYSQTRWLFS from the coding sequence GTGCCCGACGAGGAACCCCGCGCCGAGCTGGACGCGCGGTACAGCGACGAGCGGGCGAGGGCCGTGCCCTGGCGGGAGGCCGTCACCCGACTGGCCGCGGCGGAGCTGTACTGGCTGACGACGGTGCGCCCCGACGCGCGGCCGCACGTCACCCCGCTGATCGGGGTCTGGGCGGACGGCGCGCTGCACTTCTGTACCGGGCCCCAGGAGCGCAAGGCCAAGAACCTCCGCGGGAACCCGCACGTCGTCCTCACCACCGGGACCAACACCCTCCACGAGGGATTCGACCTGGTCGTAGAGGGTGAGGCCGTCCGGGTCAAGGACCCCGACCGGCTGCGCCGGCTCGCCGCCGCCTGGGAGGCGAAGTACGGCGCCGAATGGCATTTCGAGGTGGGGGACGGCGTGTTCGTGAATCCCGACGCGGGCGAAGCGGTGGTCTTCGCGGTCCGCCCGGGCACCGCCTTCGGTTTCGGCAAGGGCGGCTACAGCCAAACGCGCTGGCTCTTCTCCTGA
- a CDS encoding glycoside hydrolase family 16 protein: protein MHEISGRKRPGARRALLAALSTIAVGAAAAAAVVLPANAAAPPAPAGWSRVFLDDFDGPAGSGVNTADWQYTTGTSYPGGPANFGTGEIETMTADPSNVSLDGTGNLRITPRRDAAGNWTSGRVETRRADFEPPAGGKLRSEARIQMPNVTGPAAKGYWPAFWMLGAPYRGNWWNWPGIGEIDVLENVQGLNNVWATLHCGTSPGGPCNETSGIGGQRACPGASCQAGFHTYAVEWDRSTAVEEMRFYVDEFNFHTVRANQVDATTWTNATNHGYFIILNVAMGGGFPDAFGGGPDAGTQPGHAMVVDYVSVLRSTGGTTPPTAPPTTPPTTPPTAPPGHRDAYTAIQAESYDGQSGVLKENTTDSGGGQDLAAIGNGDWALFRGVDFGSTPARQFYGRVASGAAGGVSGLVEVRLDDPASAPIGSFSIASTGGWQSWRTVPANITAVTGAHDVYLTFASGQGADFVNVNWFDFGH from the coding sequence ATGCACGAGATATCCGGCAGGAAGCGGCCGGGGGCCCGGCGGGCCCTCTTAGCCGCGCTCAGTACGATCGCCGTGGGCGCGGCAGCCGCCGCGGCCGTGGTCCTGCCCGCGAACGCCGCGGCTCCCCCCGCTCCGGCCGGCTGGTCCCGGGTGTTCCTCGACGACTTCGACGGACCTGCGGGATCCGGGGTGAACACCGCCGACTGGCAGTACACCACCGGCACCTCCTACCCCGGCGGACCCGCCAACTTCGGAACCGGCGAGATCGAGACGATGACCGCCGACCCCTCCAACGTCTCCCTCGACGGCACGGGCAACCTGCGCATCACCCCGCGCCGGGACGCCGCCGGCAACTGGACGTCCGGCCGCGTCGAGACCCGGCGGGCCGACTTCGAGCCCCCGGCGGGCGGCAAGCTCCGGTCGGAGGCCCGCATCCAGATGCCGAACGTGACGGGCCCGGCCGCCAAGGGCTACTGGCCGGCGTTCTGGATGCTCGGCGCCCCCTACCGGGGCAACTGGTGGAACTGGCCGGGCATCGGCGAGATCGACGTCCTGGAGAACGTCCAGGGCCTCAACAACGTCTGGGCCACCCTGCATTGCGGCACGAGTCCGGGCGGCCCCTGCAACGAGACCTCCGGAATCGGCGGCCAGCGCGCCTGCCCCGGCGCCAGTTGCCAGGCCGGCTTCCACACGTACGCCGTCGAGTGGGACCGCTCGACCGCGGTCGAGGAGATGCGCTTCTACGTCGACGAGTTCAACTTCCATACGGTGCGGGCCAACCAGGTCGACGCGACGACCTGGACCAACGCCACGAACCACGGCTACTTCATCATCCTGAACGTCGCCATGGGCGGCGGCTTCCCGGACGCCTTCGGCGGCGGCCCCGACGCGGGCACCCAGCCCGGACACGCGATGGTCGTGGACTACGTCTCCGTGCTGCGGTCGACCGGCGGCACCACCCCGCCCACCGCTCCACCGACGACACCGCCCACCACCCCGCCGACCGCGCCGCCCGGTCACCGCGACGCGTACACGGCGATCCAGGCCGAGTCGTACGACGGCCAGTCGGGCGTCCTCAAGGAGAACACCACGGACAGCGGCGGCGGCCAGGACCTCGCGGCGATCGGGAACGGCGACTGGGCACTGTTCCGGGGCGTCGACTTCGGCTCCACCCCGGCCAGGCAGTTCTACGGGCGCGTGGCCAGTGGTGCGGCCGGCGGGGTCAGCGGGCTGGTCGAGGTGCGGCTCGACGACCCGGCCTCGGCTCCGATCGGCAGCTTCTCGATCGCGTCCACCGGCGGCTGGCAGAGCTGGCGCACGGTGCCGGCGAACATCACCGCGGTCACCGGTGCGCACGACGTCTACCTGACCTTCGCCAGTGGCCAGGGCGCCGACTTCGTGAACGTCAACTGGTTCGACTTCGGCCATTGA
- a CDS encoding acyl-CoA carboxylase epsilon subunit has product MPKDVPIASLLRVERGVAAPEELAAIAVVVACYAGRASGGGDAAAGAGPGRRRTAVPASGCWAGCWACR; this is encoded by the coding sequence ATGCCGAAGGATGTCCCGATAGCGAGCCTGCTGCGTGTGGAGCGGGGCGTCGCCGCCCCTGAGGAACTGGCCGCGATCGCGGTCGTCGTCGCGTGTTACGCCGGGCGGGCCTCCGGCGGCGGCGACGCGGCCGCAGGCGCAGGGCCCGGCCGCCGGCGCACCGCGGTACCGGCATCCGGCTGCTGGGCAGGTTGCTGGGCCTGCCGCTGA
- a CDS encoding FAD-dependent oxidoreductase: protein MEDNADVRVPVLVVGGSLVGLSTSLFLSRHGVRHLLVEKHSGTSAHPRGRGINARTMELFRTAGAERAIRRAASVLEGNQGILQARSLTDGDHNWLVKSIDPAGALARFSPTGWCLCSQNNVEPVLAEQSRGMGADVRFATELMSFDQDATGVNAVVKDRETGEHITVRADFLIAADGPRSPVREQLRIPQTGNGELFHNVSVTFRSEKLVEVLGDLRFIVCYLIRPGADGALLPVDNKTQWVFHAPWHPDQGETLEDFTDERCVDQIRDAIGVPDLDVRIGGKAPWHAAERVAQRYSSGRVFLAGDAAHEMSPTGAFGSNTGIQDAHNLAWKIAAVLDGSAGIELLDTYEAERLPVARATSERASARSAEHSHPGYAPPPTMGGGPGSGVLTTAMGYCYPKGALVGGEPGRPVIPETLRLVGDTGTRAPHMWVTRSGERISTLDLYERSFVLLSGAGTPWQAAAQQVAGQLPVRLEAYTIGSGSGVDLVQEGRADWTEVHAMSAEGAVLVRPDGFVAWRSEGAVADAPATLREVLTTVLRRA, encoded by the coding sequence ATGGAAGACAACGCCGATGTTCGCGTACCGGTTCTCGTCGTGGGCGGCTCCCTCGTGGGCCTGTCCACCTCGCTTTTCCTGAGCCGCCACGGAGTGAGGCACCTGCTGGTCGAGAAGCACTCCGGCACCTCCGCGCACCCGCGGGGCCGTGGCATCAACGCCCGGACGATGGAGCTGTTCCGCACGGCAGGGGCGGAGCGCGCGATCCGCCGGGCGGCGTCCGTACTGGAGGGAAACCAGGGCATTCTGCAGGCCCGCTCGCTGACCGACGGCGACCACAACTGGCTGGTCAAGTCGATCGATCCGGCCGGGGCACTGGCCCGGTTCAGCCCGACCGGCTGGTGTCTGTGCAGCCAGAACAACGTCGAGCCGGTACTGGCCGAACAGAGCCGGGGCATGGGCGCCGACGTGCGGTTCGCCACCGAGCTGATGAGCTTCGACCAGGACGCCACGGGGGTGAACGCCGTGGTGAAGGACCGGGAGACGGGCGAGCACATCACCGTGCGCGCCGACTTCCTGATCGCCGCGGACGGGCCGCGCAGTCCCGTCAGGGAACAGCTGCGGATCCCCCAGACGGGTAACGGGGAACTGTTCCACAACGTGAGCGTCACGTTCCGCTCGGAGAAGCTCGTCGAGGTGCTGGGCGACCTGCGGTTCATCGTCTGCTACCTGATCCGCCCGGGAGCCGACGGAGCGCTGCTGCCCGTGGACAACAAGACGCAGTGGGTCTTCCACGCCCCGTGGCACCCGGACCAGGGCGAAACCCTGGAGGACTTCACCGACGAGCGGTGCGTGGACCAGATCCGCGACGCGATCGGCGTACCCGACCTAGACGTACGGATCGGCGGCAAGGCCCCGTGGCACGCGGCCGAACGGGTGGCGCAGCGGTATTCGTCCGGTCGGGTGTTCCTGGCCGGAGACGCGGCCCACGAAATGTCCCCCACGGGGGCGTTCGGCTCCAACACGGGGATCCAGGACGCGCACAACCTGGCGTGGAAGATCGCCGCGGTGCTGGACGGCTCGGCCGGCATCGAGCTGCTCGACACCTACGAGGCCGAGCGGCTGCCGGTGGCCAGGGCCACCAGCGAGCGGGCGTCGGCCCGGTCGGCGGAACACAGCCACCCGGGGTACGCGCCCCCGCCCACCATGGGCGGCGGGCCGGGCAGCGGGGTCCTCACCACGGCCATGGGCTACTGCTACCCGAAGGGCGCGCTCGTCGGCGGCGAGCCCGGACGGCCCGTCATCCCGGAGACGCTGCGCCTGGTCGGCGACACCGGGACCCGGGCCCCGCACATGTGGGTGACCCGGTCGGGTGAGCGGATCTCCACCCTGGACCTCTACGAGCGTTCCTTCGTGCTGCTCAGCGGCGCGGGAACGCCGTGGCAGGCGGCCGCGCAGCAGGTGGCCGGACAACTGCCGGTGCGGCTGGAGGCCTACACCATCGGCTCCGGGTCGGGTGTGGACCTGGTCCAGGAGGGGCGCGCCGACTGGACCGAGGTCCATGCGATGAGCGCCGAGGGCGCCGTGCTCGTCCGGCCGGACGGGTTCGTGGCCTGGCGCTCGGAGGGAGCCGTGGCCGATGCCCCTGCGACGCTGCGCGAGGTCCTCACGACGGTGCTGCGCCGGGCGTGA
- a CDS encoding SchA/CurD-like domain-containing protein — MTTTLSERVSQSAFDGSMLRVVLLMDLHEGTQQQFFEAYEQLRHDIASVPGHISDQLCQSFENPSQWLITSEWESAPQYLAWVNSDHHAEQVKPLGACARAMRPLKFTVLRETGRGYGQESRPATARLQQTPRLGAGIVRHALTFTVKPGSERDVAAILSSYASPAARVDDHTRLCRTSLFMHGNRVVRTVEVQGDLMAALRHVSEQPEVRAVEEAINPYLERDRNLNDPESARMFFMRAALPAVHHIAAPEPESVEVQRHAVFYPAKPGCGAALAKFLARQDEAAAHHPGSPVRSSSIFQRDDIVVRLIDVRGPLDAEPDTTFGVSGPRKAAVLDRLTARAGRRVRTAGHTMNLITDRRAPADS, encoded by the coding sequence ATGACAACCACCCTGTCCGAACGGGTGTCGCAGTCAGCCTTCGACGGCTCCATGCTCCGGGTCGTCCTGCTGATGGACCTCCACGAGGGGACCCAGCAGCAGTTCTTCGAGGCGTACGAACAGCTCCGCCACGACATCGCGTCGGTTCCGGGCCACATCAGCGACCAGCTGTGCCAGTCCTTCGAGAACCCCTCCCAATGGCTCATCACCAGCGAGTGGGAAAGCGCCCCGCAGTACCTCGCATGGGTCAACAGCGACCATCACGCCGAACAGGTGAAGCCGCTCGGCGCGTGCGCCCGCGCCATGCGCCCGCTCAAGTTCACCGTCCTGCGGGAGACCGGCCGCGGCTACGGCCAGGAGTCCCGCCCGGCCACGGCGCGCCTGCAGCAGACCCCCCGGCTGGGGGCCGGCATCGTGCGCCACGCCCTCACCTTCACCGTCAAGCCGGGAAGCGAGCGGGACGTCGCCGCCATCCTCTCCAGCTACGCCTCCCCGGCGGCCCGGGTCGACGACCACACCCGCCTGTGCCGCACGTCCCTGTTCATGCACGGCAACCGGGTCGTACGGACGGTGGAGGTCCAGGGCGACCTGATGGCGGCCCTGCGGCACGTCTCCGAGCAGCCCGAGGTGCGCGCCGTCGAGGAGGCCATCAACCCCTACCTCGAACGGGACCGGAACCTGAACGACCCGGAGTCCGCTCGCATGTTCTTCATGCGTGCGGCGCTCCCGGCGGTCCACCACATCGCCGCACCCGAACCCGAGTCCGTAGAGGTCCAGCGGCACGCGGTCTTCTATCCGGCCAAGCCCGGCTGCGGCGCCGCGCTCGCCAAGTTCCTGGCCCGCCAGGACGAGGCGGCCGCACACCACCCGGGGAGCCCCGTTCGGAGCAGCAGCATCTTCCAGCGTGACGACATCGTCGTCCGGCTCATCGACGTCCGCGGCCCGCTCGACGCCGAGCCCGACACCACCTTCGGAGTCTCGGGACCGCGCAAGGCGGCGGTGCTCGACCGGCTGACGGCCCGGGCCGGCAGGCGGGTTCGGACCGCCGGCCACACCATGAACCTGATCACGGACCGCCGGGCACCCGCGGATTCCTGA
- a CDS encoding cupin domain-containing protein yields MTQQRPRIVDLSETPPNRRRGGDLRAVLTPTSVGSTSGFMGLAIMAPGESIAEHYHPYSEEFVYVVSGRLEVDLDGEAHPLRTDQGLLVPLNVRHRFRNVGDTEARMVFHLGPLAPRPELGHVDTEQAPHPESTAWEQPPDRTGAVS; encoded by the coding sequence ATGACCCAACAGCGCCCACGCATCGTGGACCTCAGCGAGACGCCCCCCAACCGCCGGCGCGGCGGAGACCTCAGGGCGGTGCTCACCCCGACCTCCGTGGGTTCCACCAGCGGCTTCATGGGCCTGGCGATCATGGCCCCCGGGGAGTCGATCGCGGAGCACTACCACCCGTACTCCGAGGAGTTCGTGTACGTGGTCAGCGGCCGGCTGGAGGTCGACCTCGACGGCGAGGCCCACCCGCTCCGCACCGACCAGGGACTCCTGGTCCCGCTCAACGTGCGCCACCGCTTCCGCAACGTGGGGGACACCGAGGCCCGCATGGTCTTCCACCTCGGCCCGCTGGCCCCGCGCCCCGAGCTCGGCCACGTGGACACCGAGCAGGCCCCGCACCCGGAGAGCACCGCGTGGGAGCAGCCGCCGGACCGTACGGGAGCGGTATCGTGA